One Augochlora pura isolate Apur16 chromosome 10, APUR_v2.2.1, whole genome shotgun sequence DNA window includes the following coding sequences:
- the LOC144475810 gene encoding uncharacterized protein LOC144475810 isoform X1, with amino-acid sequence MSSHIQKSCVVRTQGLEATLSDSKKKYGDKVNALLSAWEHVTNFIPGATPEATQSLIEWAHKHTLKLVLRGEWPKLSPATKTHLSVTLQRCASHLVQHPAAPRCTALIALVHNPWTHPALDSILNGQPDSEHEEEFCCSEKGELLTMRLKILCEDRCEDIAVNLAAACVRSLRRSDRLRSVSDSHHVHYMIDVYIVLLYKLKRTQDIFAQLKLMDLSDGLELVQRLSGEKPTKYGTARVWRNSIKAAELVAQYLVTAGMVRPVPETGANILEQILNSWASLHSKLKDVASTLPGMIRKLIEPAESAQHIYIFCAVLAKHFGDSIKPLVIELYIRALTTDMNELESQKAKSDKDKVRETAKRLSTQFLKLADVVGSNIGIARECVLTAFSLHPTRTCYDRIKEIAVACGKTKEDRPKSGEGVDKLKYALDGHHSNGTGTETEVETEGDEKRGETATDLTSKKGLDFQNGQVSKTFERTDQLLKSLLTTAKKGESGISTSDKCPLHPKRDALSGTPLGELCFHCGEFTGNDISGTGPLVKPSGLSEVSEPTSRNMDRSLDALILIKGDAVTGSANYDEKSVPNQVLDGQKLGLSPQLCDDLSVVLSSPRYHMLTWVLDWKELNGLCERYLENAEEMRNTNKELKYLNIDYSQFKDWPSEDDTKDIFFGIEKGYEQWVDLPSDNSEQFGSFQPAGTYKRSSTRRSLDDTTTTDSDSGSMLRVRRASRARKIHRLESSESDYDSADRKLKHFRNSSVSDSDSNTQDSQTDSLGSDGCLLEAKKKSSKPAGKDTNKKRSKSTKLTVESVSHFHMLVNENVRHGNANEDASGSDVSSNDIITLFSADMDENKRETIKGSAYTAAAPLIITERRSDPAVLKSLRMFRPQNTKKPTRISQILQKNLLNKSKDHNNMENNANSVSKFAPMLSTLNLNPKIVLTRADEIDRRLIHSKKQQRLSTGDIANELMNIQKNMPFSPNKNAMSTYQKQKGNGGPNTDKSDLNAAEALNSKSSMGKRKFDILAKAVRDSDILAKNVPGLNSLDMMVPPRMRPTVNVVQLSRNIPQSPNSGSVNSSNTPPRPNRTPSVAGSIQLPGTPSSGGHDSGVGMSPAGQTPPPRSSALPDVGEEANQPPDGSPASSANVSGQLESDSSPRTGPILRRNQQNQSSPKKSPSPCSAATATTTTTTTVSSTIGSAISSNIGSATIGSEQLQIVCKPDGTYQLASVNPNLVSNQRNVLSLQTMEDTSTGGGTVGSFSRQNQHTENATRNTYERLTASKTNATQSGQNAGLPKFQQAFRKTIYTLSTDAATGAVSGPASETLVQAASPQKTANLSKAVQTSVPSSQQPNTAAGINVQSIANIPNALQLSTSRQILNIVQSSTGSNAANVTTTPNTANQTLTQLVQNVQNASPGVIYTHKIPVTISTTNPSQLNIIPTISHANSIPAGRTPVVKLNIIRTSAPLRQQNITSAIQAVLTTPRLQQQQQQQQTQQQQQQQQSQQQQQAPTVRTESLIGSPIEVPNQVSSTTLEQLREFESVLEQVKERSTIQPQTHQMISTAATTTVQTQTTTQQTVQASKPQQQPQQPQPQQQQQQQPQPQQQVSVSALAQQLLMPTQQQQQQQQQQQQQQQTNSDFASNGSAVNFQQDIFSQKVSLAYVNQGTGTVAAKTPNSTPVVVVTSYCQPAASPALSVTSQSSSSPCVTPAPAPIPSAGKTPPTPPSAKAVKKSAPKTLKTSATNTSKASPIPKPQQKPQEDEQTAQRIYAILDEYAEQLRNSPDLNNKPAPRRRSNPPTNPSQSSKRKKSGANKVKPVGQQNSELSPSTDDLGRTMGSEDSSSGVVHVQDSPAGFPPPEEPAGNVASVTDANAEVRNLTNDSNDGVELNVKRRNLIFAEPGSGQPRAVIVQEAVQTGSVSVSEALASVTGKMGSTAVLVPGTNYILPMNLMKGAQQFTIVSSGSKLLATVPATVRTTGNTGVSNTLVLQSFLNQAGKIISQPAQVKQVKIPTLQTLSSNQTLAAAQNVQAASVVIPQTAGTGGTFATETEKTSIVGDLSMAKSDSTVATVATGVEAPTNAIVVNKSNSAIGLIQRNLTEASESQQICGVITSNPNLTLQSARLFNSSMNKLSTSGGLKSDNVVCLTPTTAAIAHTPEKKPPQETQVHNDKPVAIQPGATIALAFASQSDVAMLNDTTQQHQHQHQHQHHQHQHQQQQKDAKEVASTDIISGGKIISPKTVKRKIDDAMDSMSTIVTSKQSGSIDNATQFLVTGGPSSSDSQESPVQQSAEGIDVSCKVVGNGLLYGNARLQEAWEPEGKVSPDTPWRYVPTSTNSLNIEPLNSRYADNTENVQSVLQIINKGQGIEMASGQIYQTNAKKYFMNHTLEPFQQYTNKSNAMKTPLNPRLDRELLQQKMERKAAAMEREMRLQKSLSEECEDLGVDEPSTSDLFPEADLLFDTNHSPSFDHSSQDASCSQPLGMKSYSGSYFRSLDSSSGSRDASPVGDFKTSNERRRNAGQRTRSSKDSSKRSKRDKVEDLHLDNPAKHMRLTLDNSSQDEASNSNSDISRLSPTHLGSLENDSPKVPGRAKIASRNGSKEGSPSSVSSIPSNMKLDIDLDSESLPATINVNNASAASSGDESLTLLSGNTADVTIPSPLSPMAGPMLSTHKYTYTNKKRIASKVTRMDYLSWESPMSERTRSSSDEEDSSVSESIGSQPEENALSNGLDDNIQNLKSLVGGERRCSYLKKKDKLQVNARVVLNRSDHKSGGGGGGGSIGGSIGGGIGDGVGIGVGGAGGSGGSVGLSKRIKATTAEMIQDSVMISSDKASEASDDESGNIALVEPDCRARRSSLRGHVKKGCACCNGSPERPKKKSVKSEHSKLKKRLSSKQTGKKR; translated from the exons ATGTCTTCGCACATCCAAAAGTCGTGCGTGGTGAGGACACAG GGGCTTGAAGCGACATTGAGTGACAGCAAAAAGAAGTACGGCGACAAGGTGAATGCACTTCTGTCCGCCTGGGAGCATGTCACCAATTTCATTCCTGGGGCAACGCCAGAGGCCACCCAGTCTCTCATAGAATGGGCTCACAA ACATACGTTGAAATTGGTTCTGCGCGGGGAGTGGCCAAAGTTGTCACCCGCGACAAAGACGCACCTCAGCGTAACATTACAGAGGTGCGCGTCTCACCTGGTGCAACACCCCGCTGCACCCAGGTGCACTGCCCTGATAGCTCTGGTGCACAATCCATGGACTCATCCCGCACTCGACAGCATACTTAACGGCCAACCGGATTCCGAACATGAAGAGG AATTCTGCTGTTCGGAGAAAGGTGAACTGTTAACAATGAGGCTGAAAATACTTTGCGAAGACCGCTGCGAGGACATAGCAGTGAACCTCGCCGCCGCTTGCGTACGTTCTCTGCGGCGAAGCGATCGGCTGCGCTCGGTCTCGGATTCTCATCACGTTCATTACATGATCGACGTCTATATCGttctattgtataaattgaaaCGCACGCAAGATATATTCGCTCAA TTAAAATTAATGGATCTTAGCGACGGCCTGGAATTGGTCCAGAGGCTCAGCGGCGAAAAACCGACGAAATATGGAACCGCGCGAGTTTGGAGGAATTCGATAAAGGCTGCCGAATTGGTTGCACAATATCTTGTTACCGCGGGGATGGTGCGGCCTGTACCGGAGACGGGCGCGAACATCCTCGAGCAGATTCTGAACTCCTGGGCGTCATTGCACTCGAAATTGAAGGACGTCGCTTCCACGTTGCCGGGGATGATACGGAAATTGATCGAACCCGCTGAGAGCGCTCAGCACATTTATATCTTTTGCGCGGTACTCGCCAAACAC TTTGGCGACAGTATAAAACCTCTGGTGATCGAGTTGTATATAAGAGCGTTGACGACGGACATGAACGAGCTGGAGAGTCAGAAGGCGAAGTCGGACAAAGACAAGGTCCGCGAGACGGCGAAACGGTTGAGCACGCAGTTTTTGAAACTGGCCGACGTGGTCGGTAGCAACATCGGGATCGCTAGAGAGTGTGTATTGACGGCATTCTCGTTGCACCCAACCAGGACATGCTATGATAGGATCAAGGAGATCGCGGTTGCGTGCGGGAAAACGAAGGAGGACAGACCAAAGTCTGGCGAGGGTGTCGACAAATTGAAATACGCGTTGGATGGCCACCATTCAAACGGGACTGGGACCGAGACTGAGGTTGAGACCGAAGGCGacgagaagagaggagagaccgCTACGGATTTGACGAGCAAGAAGGGCCTCGATTTCCAGAATGGGCAAGTTAGCAAAACCTTCGAGCGGACCGATCAACTGCTCAAGAGCCTGCTGACCACCGCGAAGAAAGGCGAATCCGGTATTTCGACGAGCGACAAATGTCCACTGCACCCGAAGAGAGATGCCCTGTCTGGCACACCGTTAGGCGAGCTCTGCTTTCACTGCGGCGAGTTCACGGGCAACGACATTTCTGGGACTGGACCTCTTGTCAAACCGTCCGGGCTCTCCGAGGTGAGCGAACCAACGTCCAGGAACATGGATAGGTCGCTCGACGCGCTGATCCTGATTAAGGGGGATGCGGTCACCGGTTCCGCGAACTACGACGAGAAATCGGTGCCGAACCAGGTGCTCGATGGACAAAAGCTTGGTCTGTCGCCTCAACTCTGCGACGACCTGTCCGTGGTACTCAGCAGTCCCCGTTACCACATGCTCACCTGGGTCCTCGACTGGAAGGAGCTGAACGGCCTCTGCGAACGGTACTTGGAGAACGCCGAAGAAATGAGGAACACTAACAAGGAGCTCAAGTATCTCAACATCGATTACTCGCAATTCAAGGACTGGCCCTCGGAGGACGATACCAAGGACATATTCTTTGGCATCGAGAAGGGCTACGAGCAGTGGGTTGACCTACCCTCGGACAACTCAGAACAATTCGGCAGCTTCCAGCCGGCCGGTACCTACAAGAGATCCTCGACCAGGAGAAGCTTGGACGACACCACCACGACTGACTCGGATAGCGGCAGTATGCTACGGGTGAGGAGAGCGAGCAGGGCGCGGAAGATCCATCGGCTGGAGTCATCCGAGAGCGATTACGACAGCGCCGATCGGAAGTTGAAGCACTTTAGGAACAGTTCCGTTTCCGATAGCGACAGCAACACGCAGGACAGTCAGACGGACAGTTTGGGCAGCGACGGGTGTCTACTAGAAGCAAAGAAGAAGTCAAGCAAACCGGCTGGCAAGGACACCAACAAGAAGCGGTCCAAATCGACCAAGTTGACTGTCGAGTCTGTTTCACACTTCCACATGCTAGTAAACGAGAACGTGCGGCACGGCAACGCCAACGAGGACGCGAGTGGTTCCGACGTTAGCAGCAACGACATTATCACTCTGTTCTCTGCTGATATGGACGAGAACAAGAGGGAGACGATAAAGGGGTCTGCGTACACAGCTGCTGCGCCACTAATCATCACTGAGAGAAGAAGCGATCCCGCGGTGCTCAAGTCCCTTAGGATGTTCAGGCCACAGAACACGAAAAAGCCGACCAGAATTTCTCAAATACTACAAAAGAACTTGTTGAACAAGAGCAAAGATCACAACAATATGGAGAACAATGCGAACAGCGTCAGCAAATTCGCTCCGATGCTCAGCACACTGAACCTAAACCCGAAAATCGTGCTAACTCGAGCGGACGAGATCGACAGACGGTTAATTCACTCGAAAAAGCAGCAACGTTTGAGTACCGGAGATATCGCTAATGAGCTGATGAACATCCAGAAAAACATGCCATTCTCTCCTAACAAAAACGCGATGTCAACCTATCAGAAGCAGAAGGGAAACGGAGGGCCGAACACGGACAAGTCGGACCTGAACGCAGCCGAAGCATTGAACTCGAAGTCGAGTATGGGTAAGAGAAAGTTCGACATCCTGGCAAAAGCTGTCCGAGACTCGGACATCTTGGCGAAGAACGTACCAGGTTTGAATTCATTGGACATGATGGTGCCGCCGCGGATGCGGCCCACCGTGAATGTGGTACAGCTCTCCCGAAACATTCCACAGAGTCCGAACTCTGGCTCTGTTAACAGCAGCAATACTCCGCCCCGGCCGAACAGAACTCCGAGCGTCGCGGGCAGCATCCAGCTGCCGGGCACACCCTCGTCGGGAGGACACGACAGCGGAGTCGGTATGAGCCCAGCGGGCCAAACCCCGCCGCCCAGATCCTCCGCCTTACCCGATGTCGGCGAAGAGGCTAATCAGCCACCAGACGGCTCACCAGCCTCCTCGGCCAATGTCTCCGGCCAACTTGAGTCGGACTCCAGTCCGAGGACCGGACCGATTCTTCGTCGGAATCAACAGAACCAGTCATCACCGAAGAAATCCCCATCTCCATGTTCGGCGGCAACTGCAACCACTACCACAACGACTACCGTTAGCTCAACCATCGGCTCAGCCATCAGCTCGAACATCGGTTCGGCGACAATCGGATCCGAACAATTGCAGATCGTCTGCAAACCGGACGGCACCTACCAGCTAGCCTCTGTGAATCCAAATCTGGTCTCCAATCAGAGGAATGTTCTCAGTCTGCAGACCATGGAGGACACGTCCACAGGTGGGGGAACCGTGGGTAGTTTCTCACGACAAAACCAACACACGGAGAACGCGACCAGAAACACATATGAAAGACTGACCGCAAGCAAGACGAATGCGACGCAGTCTGGTCAGAACGCCGGCTTGCCGAAGTTCCAGCAAGCCTTTCGCAAAACTATCTACACTCTGTCGACGGACGCGGCGACCGGTGCGGTGTCCGGACCTGCGTCTGAAACGCTCGTTCAAGCTGCGTCGCCGCAGAAGACCGCAAATCTATCAAAGGCGGTGCAAACGTCGGTTCCGAGTAGTCAACAACCGAACACTGCCGCCGGAATCAACGTGCAGTCGATCGCCAACATTCCGAACGCGTTACAGCTGTCCACCAGCAGACAAATATTGAACATCGTACAGAGCTCAACGGGCAGCAATGCGGCGAACGTTACCACAACCCCTAATACCGCCAATCAGACGCTTACGCAGCTGGTGCAGAATGTCCAGAACGCCTCGCCGGGAGTGATATACACGCACAAAATCCCCGTCACGATATCCACCACGAACCCGAGTCAATTGAACATCATCCCGACGATATCTCATGCGAATTCGATACCGGCCGGTAGGACACCCGTGGTCAAGCTGAACATCATTCGGACGTCCGCGCCGCTCCGACAGCAGAACATTACCAGTGCCATCCAGGCTGTCTTAACGACGCCGAGAttgcaacagcaacagcagcaacaacagacgcaacaacaacaacagcagcagcagtcacaacaacaacaacaagcACCGACGGTGAGGACAGAGAGTCTGATCGGCTCGCCCATTGAAGTGCCGAACCAGGTCAGTTCGACTACGCTCGAGCAACTTCGAGAGTTTGAAAGCGTGTTGGAGCAGGTCAAGGAGAGAAGTACGATCCAGCCACAGACTCATCAAATGATATCAACTGCGGCAACAACTACCGTACAGACGCAAACCACCACGCAACAGACTGTACAAGCTAGCAAGCCACAACAACAGCCGCAACAACCGCAGccgcaacagcagcagcaacaacaaccaCAACCACAACAACAGGTTTCCGTAAGCGCCCTCGCGCAACAGCTACTGATGCCcacgcagcagcagcaacagcaacaacagcaacagcagcagcaacaacagacCAACAGCGACTTTGCAAGCAATGGTAGCGCCGTAAACTTCCAACAAGACATCTTCTCGCAAAAAGTCTCACTGGCATACGTAAACCAAGGTACCGGCACTGTGGCCGCGAAAACACCGAACTCGACGCCCGTCGTCGTGGTTACGAGCTACTGTCAGCCAGCCGCTTCACCTGCCCTAAGCGTGACCTCACAAAGTTCTTCCAGCCCGTGCGTGACGCCGGCGCCGGCGCCGATACCTTCTGCTGGAAAAACGCCACCCACACCGCCATCAGCAAAGGCGGTGAAAAAGTCGGCGCCAAAAACTTTGAAGACTAGCGCGACCAATACGTCGAAGGCTTCACCAATTCCAAAACCACAGCAAAAGCCTCAAGAGGACGAACAGACTGCGCAAAGAATCTATGCAATATTGGATGAGTACGCGGAACAGTTACGAAATTCGCCAGATCTAAACAACAAACCGGCACCCAGAAGAAGATCGAATCCACCGACAAATCCCAGTCAATCCTCGAAACGAAAAAAGTCTGGCGCAAACAAGGTGAAGCCGGTCGGCCAGCAGAACTCGGAATTGAGCCCGAGCACCGACGATCTTGGCCGTACCATGGGTAGTGAAGACTCGTCGAGCGGCGTGGTGCACGTACAGGATAGCCCTGCCGGATTTCCGCCCCCTGAAGAGCCAGCCGGGAACGTCGCCAGTGTGACAGATGCGAACGCTGAGGTGCGAAACCTGACCAACGACTCGAACGACGGAGTTGAATTAAATGTAAAGAGACGAAACCTGATCTTCGCGGAGCCGGGCTCCGGTCAACCAAGAGCGGTGATCGTCCAGGAGGCCGTGCAGACCGGATCGGTGAGCGTAAGCGAAGCTCTAGCCTCAGTCACCGGGAAGATGGGCAGTACAGCTGTCTTAGTCCCAGGCACCAATTATATCCTGCCTATGAACCTGATGAAGGGAGCCCAGCAGTTCACGATAGTGTCCAGTGGTTCCAAGTTGCTCGCCACTGTGCCCGCCACGGTTCGAACCACTGGGAACACGGGCGTCTCGAACACTTTAGTCCTCCAGTCCTTTCTGAATCAAGCCGGCAAAATCATCTCGCAGCCAGCGCAGGTAAAACAAGTAAAGATCCCAACACTGCAGACCTTGTCCAGCAACCAGACGTTGGCCGCTGCGCAGAACGTGCAAGCCGCCTCGGTGGTGATTCCACAGACGGCTGGCACCGGCGGCACTTTTGCCACCGAAACAGAAAAAACCAGCATCGTCGGAGATCTCAGCATGGCGAAGAGCGACTCAACGGTCGCAACTGTCGCGACTGGTGTTGAGGCTCCGACGAACGCCATCGTTGTTAACAAGAGCAACTCTGCAATCGGCCTGATACAACGGAATCTGACCGAGGCGTCCGAGAGTCAACAGATCTGCGGCGTCATCACCAGCAACCCAAACCTCACGCTCCAGAGCGCTAGACTGTTCAATTCGTCGATGAATAAGCTATCAACGTCCGGTGGACTCAAATCGGACAATGTAGTGTGCTTGACGCCGACTACGGCAGCTATTGCCCACACGCCCGAGAAGAAACCGCCACAGGAGACCCAG GTTCACAACGATAAGCCCGTGGCCATTCAACCGGGAGCGACGATCGCTCTCGCTTTTGCAAGCCAGTCAGATGTCGCCATGCTGAACGACACCACGCAGCAACACCAACATCAACACCAACACCAACATCACCAACACCAGCATCAGCAACAACAGAAAGACGCGAAGGAGGTAGCATCGACGGACATCATCTCCGGCGGAAAGATCATCTCGCCGAAGAcggttaaaagaaaaatcgacgatGCTATGG ATTCCATGTCCACGATAGTGACGAGCAAGCAGTCGGGGAGCATCGACAACGCGACCCAGTTTTTGGTGACAGGTGGTCCGAGCAGTTCCGACAGCCAGGAGTCGCCGGTGCAACAGTCGGCCGAAGGTATCGATGTATCTTGCAAGGTCGTTGGGAACGGTTTGCTCTACGGGAACGCGAGGCTTCAAGAAGCTTGGGAACCGGAGGGAAAAGTGTCACCGGACACGCCGTGGCGATATGTGCCCACCTCGACAAATTCGTTAAACATCGAACCGTTGAACTCGCGATATGCCGATAATACGGAGAATGTGCAGAGCGTGCTACAGATCATTAACAAAGGCCAGGGAATCGAGATGGCGAGCGGGCAGATTTACCAGACGAACGCTAAAAAGTACTTCATGAACCACACGCTGGAACCGTTTCAGCAATACACGAACAAGAGCAACGCGATGAAAACGCCGCTAAATCCGAGACTCGACCGGGAATTGTTGCAGCAGAAGATGGAGAGAAAAGCGGCGGCGATGGAGCGCGAAATGAGACTACAGAAAAGTCTGTCGGAGGAGTGTGAGGACTTGGGCGTGGACGAACCAAGCACCAGCGATCTGTTCCCCGAGGCGGATCTGCTTTTCGACACGAACCATTCGCCGTCATTTGACCACTCGTCGCAGGATGCTTCCTGCAGTCAGCCGCTTGGCATGAAGTCGTATAGCGGCTCCTACTTCCGGTCGTTGGACTCGTCGAGCGGCAGCAGAGACGCCAGCCCGGTCGGCGATTTCAAGACTAGCAACGAGCGCAGGAGGAACGCCGGCCAGCGGACCAGATCCTCGAAGGACTCGTCCAAGAGATCGAAGAGAGACAAGGTGGAGGACTTGCACCTCGATAACCCGGCAAAGCACATGCGACTCACTCTGGACAACTCGAGTCAAGACGAGGCGTCGAATAGCAACTCGGACATCTCGAGGCTTTCGCCGACGCATCTGGGTTCATTAGAGAACGATTCGCCGAAGGTACCAGGTCGGGCGAAGATTGCGTCTCGGAACGGCTCGAAGGAGGGCTCGCCGAGCAGTGTATCTAGCATCCCGTCGAATATGAAGTTGGACATCGACCTGGACTCGGAGTCGCTTCCGGCAACGATCAACGTAAACAACGCGTCCGCGGCAAGCTCGGGAGATGAAAGTCTCACCTTACTCAGCGGGAACACGGCTGACGTGACGATACCCTCGCCCTTGTCGCCGATGGCCGGCCCAATGCTCTCCACGCACAAGTACACCTACACCAACAAGAAGCGAATTGCCTCGAAAGTAACAAGAATGGATTACCTGTCGTGGGAAAGTCCGATGTCCGAAAGGACAAGGTCCAGCAGCGACGAGGAAGACTCTAGCGTGAGCGAGTCAATCGGCAGCCAGCCAGAGGAAAACGCGCTAAGCAACGGCCTCGACGATAACATTCAAAACTTGAAGTCGCTGGTGGGTGGAGAACGCCGATGCAGTTATCTCAAGAAAAAGGATAAGCTGCAAGTGAACGCAAGGGTGGTACTGAACCGATCCGACCACAAAAGCGGGGGTGGTGGCGGAGGCGGCAGTATAGGCGGTAGCATAGGTGGTGGCATAGGCGATGGTGTAGGCATAGGTGTTGGCGGTGCCGGTGGAAGCGGTGGTAGTGTTGGGCTTTCGAAACGCATCAAAGCGACCACCGCTGAAATGATCCAAGATTCGGTGATGATCTCAAGCGACAAGGCAAGTGAGGCCTCGGATGATGAGAGCGGAAATATCGCGCTGGTCGAGCCCGATTGTCGAGCCAGAAGATCAAGCTTGCGCGGCCACGTGAAAAAGGGTTGCGCCTGCTGTAACGGCTCCCCTGAAAGACCGAAGAAAAAGTCGGTGAAGTCTGAACACTCGAAACTGAAGAAAAGGCTGTCCTCGAAACAGACCGGAAAGAAGAGGTAG